In one window of Desulforhabdus amnigena DNA:
- a CDS encoding sugar transferase, whose amino-acid sequence MSLVINLREKSTYLVRVLHALDCVAVVSFLWLLMKCYGLAWEDCYTYLSVVSCIMSLFIFPSFQLYRSWRGHGLQNEFILIFKAWGTVVGLLLFFSFVLKVSYYFSRFVILHWFVLTPVIIFCLHMLVRMLLRVLRSMGGDARNAVIIGAGELGMRVAEHIENTPWAGIRIAGFFDDRKENTDPSLQGRTILGKIHELPDYLRKNLIDYVYIALPMRAEEKIFSILTHCRTLGAEVYLVPDLYLFSLFNAQLQSLGDLLLLNFNPYNTWKRSFDIVFSLAALLLTLPIGLLIALVVKLEDGGPVFYGHPRITSTGKVFKCLKFRTMHIHADRKLTEILRNDPDARAEWERTFKLKNDPRITRVGRFLRSTSLDELPQFINVLKGEMSVVGARPIVYEELDNYYKENAGLYCSTKPGMTGPWQVGKRSETADYSERVQLDRWYVLNSSFWLDLKIIFKTLRTMISGRGAY is encoded by the coding sequence ATGTCCCTGGTAATAAACCTTAGAGAGAAAAGCACCTATCTGGTCAGGGTCCTGCATGCATTGGACTGTGTCGCTGTGGTTTCCTTTCTTTGGCTGCTCATGAAATGTTATGGATTGGCATGGGAAGATTGCTATACCTATCTTTCTGTGGTGTCCTGCATCATGAGTCTGTTCATCTTCCCTTCGTTTCAGTTGTACCGATCCTGGCGTGGGCATGGCCTGCAAAATGAATTCATTCTTATCTTCAAGGCCTGGGGGACCGTCGTGGGCCTCTTGCTTTTCTTCTCGTTCGTTCTGAAGGTGTCCTATTATTTTTCGCGATTTGTCATATTGCACTGGTTTGTTCTTACCCCCGTAATCATATTCTGTTTGCATATGCTTGTGAGGATGCTGCTTCGGGTGCTTCGCAGCATGGGGGGAGATGCAAGAAATGCCGTCATCATCGGTGCAGGTGAACTGGGGATGAGGGTGGCAGAGCACATCGAGAATACGCCGTGGGCGGGCATCCGTATTGCCGGTTTTTTCGATGATCGCAAAGAGAACACCGATCCGTCCCTGCAAGGCAGGACCATATTGGGTAAAATCCATGAACTGCCTGACTATCTTCGGAAAAACCTCATTGATTATGTCTATATAGCGCTTCCTATGCGTGCCGAAGAGAAGATTTTTTCCATTCTCACCCATTGCCGGACTCTGGGGGCGGAAGTGTATCTGGTGCCCGATCTTTATCTGTTCAGTCTTTTCAATGCGCAGCTTCAGTCGTTGGGAGACCTGCTGCTTCTCAATTTCAATCCTTACAATACCTGGAAGCGTTCTTTCGATATCGTGTTTTCTCTTGCCGCCCTTCTTCTGACGCTTCCCATCGGTTTGCTCATCGCCTTGGTCGTTAAGTTGGAAGACGGAGGCCCCGTCTTCTATGGTCATCCAAGGATCACTTCCACGGGAAAGGTGTTTAAGTGCTTGAAATTCCGAACCATGCATATCCATGCGGATCGAAAACTGACCGAAATTTTGCGCAACGATCCAGACGCCCGAGCTGAATGGGAGCGAACCTTTAAACTCAAGAACGATCCGCGCATCACACGGGTGGGAAGATTCCTGCGCAGCACGAGCCTCGATGAACTGCCTCAGTTCATTAACGTTCTGAAAGGGGAAATGAGCGTGGTCGGTGCACGGCCCATTGTCTACGAGGAACTGGACAATTACTACAAAGAAAATGCCGGCTTGTACTGTTCTACAAAACCAGGCATGACGGGACCTTGGCAGGTGGGGAAGCGCAGTGAGACGGCAGACTATAGTGAACGGGTGCAGTTGGACAGGTGGTATGTGCTCAACAGTTCTTTCTGGCTGGATCTGAAGATCATTTTCAAGACTTTGAGAACCATGATAAGCGGGAGGGGGGCCTATTGA
- a CDS encoding glycosyltransferase — protein MLEGTSGGARKHVIDLLLGLNKERYAITFIYSSQRADAVFESLLPVLDRVGIERVEVPMNRGFQGIGDFNGLLRLKHVFRRIRPDLVHAHGAKAGALGRFAARMHGVKGSVYTPHGGSFHKFGGGSGLLYLMIEKSLAGASNHIIGVSESSCEVARKHRLARPDHIHLVHNGIDLAQIDVWKRGFSASNHQKNRRPDSFTVLYPASFLEAKGHLQLLDALDRSQTKLLPGILILLAGEGPLRDKVHSRIYELGLERHFQFLGFQPNLYAWYQRSDLVLLPSRFEDFPYVLLEAMAFSKPVLATRVGGIPELVEDGCNGFLIDPAHLMELPVRLNAYSRDPDFLQAVGEKGRSTVERGFTVERMVAATETIYENILSATNLIR, from the coding sequence ATGCTCGAAGGTACCTCGGGTGGGGCACGCAAGCATGTGATCGATTTGCTTCTGGGACTTAACAAAGAGAGGTATGCCATCACTTTCATCTACTCTTCCCAGAGAGCGGATGCCGTTTTTGAATCCCTCCTGCCCGTGCTGGATCGAGTGGGAATCGAGCGGGTGGAAGTGCCCATGAATCGTGGTTTTCAAGGCATAGGAGATTTCAATGGCCTTTTGCGGCTCAAACACGTTTTTCGCAGGATCCGTCCGGACCTGGTTCACGCACACGGGGCCAAAGCGGGCGCACTGGGGCGCTTTGCCGCGCGGATGCACGGTGTGAAAGGTTCGGTCTATACCCCTCATGGCGGATCATTTCATAAATTTGGAGGCGGCAGCGGGCTGCTCTATTTGATGATAGAAAAGAGCCTTGCCGGTGCATCGAATCATATCATCGGGGTATCTGAAAGTTCGTGTGAAGTGGCCAGGAAGCACCGCCTGGCCAGGCCTGATCATATTCACCTGGTCCATAACGGGATTGATCTTGCTCAAATCGATGTGTGGAAGCGAGGCTTTTCGGCGTCAAATCATCAAAAAAACCGGAGACCGGATTCCTTTACGGTGCTCTATCCGGCTTCCTTTCTCGAAGCCAAGGGCCACCTCCAGTTGCTGGATGCCCTGGATCGCAGTCAGACAAAGCTGCTTCCGGGAATTCTCATATTGCTTGCTGGAGAAGGGCCTCTGCGTGATAAGGTTCACTCCAGAATTTATGAGCTCGGTTTAGAGAGGCATTTCCAATTTCTGGGCTTCCAGCCAAATCTTTATGCCTGGTACCAGAGGAGCGATCTTGTGCTGCTTCCGTCGCGGTTTGAAGACTTTCCTTATGTCCTCCTGGAAGCCATGGCCTTTTCAAAACCGGTTCTTGCGACTCGGGTCGGCGGGATTCCTGAACTTGTAGAGGATGGGTGCAATGGCTTTTTGATCGATCCAGCCCATTTGATGGAATTGCCGGTCCGCCTCAATGCATATTCCCGCGATCCGGATTTCCTACAGGCCGTGGGCGAAAAGGGGCGTTCCACGGTGGAACGCGGATTCACGGTTGAACGGATGGTTGCGGCAACGGAAACGATCTACGAGAATATTTTGTCTGCTACAAATTTGATTCGATAA
- a CDS encoding glycosyltransferase family 2 protein, with protein MKIAVVICTKDRPADLNQCLVSLAIQDYPLCELVIVDASESDATRRLVKGFDMPHGPSIEYISSPRGLTLQRNTGIRRLRSEPDVVCFLDDDVEIEPGYLRNVARKFEADTEGRILGVCGNAANEKPRGIFDRMVRNLFMITDNRSGKILPSGDGGHIYSPRRDETVAVLSGCNMCYRREVFTQYGLAFDEVLTGYAFMEDHDFSFRVSKYGGLVQLADARLVHHVSPVSRPALRDLFENYIIHSFYIFRKNHSPQPFEYLCYGWRLVGKFLQAFQLTLKSRSVFPLSGWISGLLRIRKLVKRVD; from the coding sequence TTGAAAATCGCTGTTGTCATTTGCACCAAGGACCGTCCGGCAGATCTGAATCAATGCCTCGTTTCACTTGCCATACAAGACTATCCCCTTTGTGAATTGGTGATAGTGGATGCAAGTGAAAGCGATGCTACACGAAGGCTTGTGAAGGGATTCGATATGCCGCACGGCCCTTCCATAGAGTATATCTCGTCGCCCAGAGGACTTACTTTGCAGAGGAATACAGGCATACGCCGGCTTCGGTCCGAACCCGATGTCGTATGCTTCCTGGACGATGATGTTGAAATCGAACCCGGTTATTTGAGGAATGTCGCAAGGAAGTTCGAAGCGGATACGGAAGGGCGGATTCTTGGAGTCTGTGGCAATGCGGCAAATGAAAAACCGAGAGGCATTTTTGACCGCATGGTTCGAAACCTCTTTATGATTACGGATAATCGAAGTGGAAAAATCCTTCCCTCCGGTGATGGGGGGCATATTTATTCTCCCCGGCGGGATGAAACGGTGGCTGTCTTGTCCGGATGCAATATGTGTTATAGAAGGGAAGTGTTTACTCAATACGGGTTGGCCTTTGATGAGGTCCTTACCGGCTATGCCTTCATGGAAGATCATGATTTTTCCTTCCGGGTGAGTAAATACGGTGGGCTGGTGCAACTGGCGGACGCAAGGCTTGTGCACCATGTCAGTCCGGTTTCCCGCCCGGCTTTAAGAGATCTCTTTGAAAACTACATCATCCATTCATTTTATATTTTCAGGAAAAACCACTCGCCTCAACCGTTCGAATACCTTTGCTATGGATGGCGCCTTGTGGGAAAGTTTCTCCAGGCATTCCAATTGACGCTGAAGTCTCGTTCCGTCTTTCCACTGTCCGGGTGGATTTCCGGTCTTTTGAGGATAAGAAAACTTGTCAAACGGGTCGACTGA